The following are encoded in a window of Mycobacterium vicinigordonae genomic DNA:
- a CDS encoding MCE family protein, with product MSNHHDKRDRGAFRVNRSRTSKIDPIWYAPTLFIVIGLLIALTAGAFTGKFDTFVPLTLVSDRAGLVMESGAKVKLRGVQVGQVASIGTDTKAARLQLKMQPDAFKFLPSNVEAEIKSTTAFGSKYVELTVPEHPSPARLKPGAVLHSRNVTVEVNTVFENLQSVVQAIDPAKLNAILSAFAQSLRGKGDRIGQAITDANDVLQAVNPRLDTMHLDWKLFGKTMAAYSTAAQDILTILDSASTTSVTLTDNQRSLDAVLMSAIGFSQAGIGVIGRSEANIVRSINLLDPTTALLQMYSPTYTCLFQGAQWYVEHGGRETLGGNGYSFIMDAGLLFGDDPYRYPKNLPKVNATGGPGGRPSCGSLPDPSANYPVRALVTDTGWGAAPNEIRTNLAVGNPWWSNYFPTTKNPPEPPRYFYRGGQPPP from the coding sequence ATGAGCAATCACCACGACAAGCGCGACCGGGGAGCCTTCCGGGTGAACAGAAGCCGGACGAGCAAGATCGATCCGATTTGGTACGCGCCGACGTTGTTTATTGTGATCGGGTTGCTGATTGCGCTGACCGCGGGCGCCTTCACCGGCAAGTTCGACACCTTCGTCCCGCTGACCTTGGTGTCGGATCGGGCTGGCCTGGTGATGGAGTCGGGCGCCAAGGTCAAGTTGCGCGGTGTGCAGGTCGGCCAGGTCGCCTCGATCGGCACCGACACCAAAGCCGCTCGGCTGCAACTGAAGATGCAGCCGGATGCGTTCAAGTTCCTGCCGAGCAACGTCGAGGCTGAAATCAAGTCGACCACCGCGTTTGGGTCCAAGTACGTCGAGCTGACCGTGCCCGAGCATCCCAGCCCCGCGAGACTGAAGCCCGGTGCGGTGCTGCACTCCCGGAATGTGACCGTCGAAGTCAACACGGTTTTCGAAAATTTGCAGTCCGTGGTCCAGGCCATCGACCCGGCGAAGCTGAACGCGATCCTGTCTGCCTTCGCGCAGTCGTTGCGCGGCAAGGGCGATCGGATCGGGCAGGCGATTACCGACGCGAACGACGTGCTGCAGGCCGTCAACCCGCGTCTGGACACGATGCACCTGGACTGGAAGCTGTTCGGCAAGACGATGGCCGCGTATTCGACCGCAGCGCAGGATATCCTGACGATCCTCGATTCGGCGTCGACCACCAGCGTCACCCTCACCGACAATCAGCGGTCACTGGACGCCGTGCTGATGTCCGCGATCGGCTTTAGTCAAGCTGGTATCGGCGTCATCGGCCGCAGCGAAGCGAACATCGTGCGGTCAATCAACCTGCTCGACCCGACAACGGCGCTGCTGCAGATGTATTCGCCCACCTACACCTGCCTATTCCAGGGCGCCCAATGGTATGTCGAGCATGGCGGCAGGGAAACCCTTGGGGGCAATGGATATTCGTTCATTATGGATGCCGGGCTGCTCTTCGGTGACGATCCGTACCGGTACCCGAAGAATCTGCCGAAGGTCAACGCGACCGGTGGGCCCGGCGGCCGGCCGAGCTGTGGGTCGCTGCCGGATCCGAGCGCGAATTACCCGGTGCGGGCGCTGGTCACCGACACCGGATGGGGTGCCGCCCCGAATGAGATCCGCACCAACCTGGCCGTCGGTAATCCTTGGTGGTCCAACTACTTTCCGACCACTAAGAATCCGCCGGAGCCGCCGCGCTACTTCTACCGCGGAGGGCAGCCACCACCATGA
- a CDS encoding MlaE family ABC transporter permease, protein MTISTTMSKPMNALGGFFQFCAETFVVLVRRPWAWREILEQIWFVARVSIFPTIMLSIPYTVLIVFVLNILLVEIGAGDLSGAGAGLASVTQVGPVVTAMVVSGAGSTAMCADLGARTIREEIDAMKVIGVNPIQALVVPRLIAATFVAVLLYSVVAVTGLVGSYIFVVYVQHVTPGAFVAGMTLLTGLPQVVISLIKATLFGISAGLIACYKGLSVGGGPAGVGSAVNETVVFSFMALFFINILTTALGVKVTAK, encoded by the coding sequence ATGACCATCTCGACAACCATGTCCAAACCCATGAACGCGCTGGGCGGGTTCTTCCAGTTCTGCGCGGAGACATTTGTGGTGCTGGTGCGACGGCCGTGGGCGTGGCGCGAGATCCTTGAGCAGATCTGGTTCGTCGCCCGGGTGTCGATTTTCCCGACCATCATGTTGTCGATTCCGTACACGGTGCTGATTGTGTTCGTGTTGAACATTCTGCTCGTAGAGATCGGTGCCGGCGATCTGTCCGGTGCCGGCGCAGGGCTGGCGTCGGTGACGCAGGTGGGCCCGGTTGTCACGGCAATGGTCGTCTCGGGTGCCGGCTCGACGGCTATGTGCGCCGACTTGGGAGCGCGCACCATCCGTGAGGAAATTGACGCGATGAAAGTCATCGGCGTTAATCCCATTCAGGCACTGGTGGTCCCGCGTCTCATTGCGGCCACCTTCGTCGCGGTGCTGCTGTATTCGGTGGTCGCTGTAACCGGCCTGGTCGGCAGCTACATCTTCGTCGTGTACGTCCAGCACGTCACACCCGGCGCCTTCGTCGCGGGGATGACATTGCTCACCGGGCTGCCGCAAGTGGTGATTTCGCTGATCAAGGCGACCCTGTTCGGCATCTCGGCGGGCCTGATCGCCTGCTACAAAGGACTTTCGGTGGGCGGCGGCCCCGCCGGTGTCGGCAGTGCGGTGAACGAAACCGTGGTGTTCTCATTTATGGCTTTGTTCTTCATCAATATCTTGACCACCGCGCTCGGTGTGAAGGTCACCGCCAAATGA
- a CDS encoding MCE family protein, which translates to MSQAGRPGTWRVAARVALFTVVCLLFTFALITVFGQLRFDDRTNYRALFTNVSGLKSGNFVRIAGAEVGKVGDITLHRDGTVTVDFAIDRSLRLTEGTKAVVRYENLIGDRFLALEDGAGSPRRLAAGATIPLSKTSPALDIDTLIGGFRPLFRALDPEQVNALSGQLLRIFQGQGGTLASVLAQTSTLTSTLAGRSELIGELITNLNTVLHTFAARDHEFSDGLDKLAEFVDGLAQRKTDISNGLAYVNAAAGSISDLLVQARQPIRDVVHETDRMSAQVLADREYVDGLLHSLPDVYQVLSRQGLTGDYFGFYFCEVLLKMNGKGGNPIYIKLVSQPSGRCTPQ; encoded by the coding sequence ATGAGTCAAGCTGGAAGGCCGGGCACCTGGAGAGTCGCGGCCCGGGTCGCGTTATTCACGGTGGTGTGCTTGCTGTTCACCTTCGCCCTGATCACGGTATTCGGCCAGTTGCGGTTCGACGACCGCACCAACTATCGGGCGTTGTTCACCAATGTATCCGGCCTAAAGTCCGGCAACTTCGTGCGTATCGCCGGAGCCGAGGTCGGCAAGGTCGGTGACATCACCCTGCATCGCGACGGCACTGTGACCGTCGACTTCGCGATCGACCGTAGTCTGCGCCTGACCGAGGGCACCAAGGCCGTAGTGCGCTACGAAAACCTGATTGGTGACCGGTTTCTCGCCTTGGAGGACGGCGCCGGGTCACCGCGCCGGTTGGCTGCGGGTGCGACGATTCCGCTATCGAAGACATCGCCGGCACTGGATATCGACACCTTGATCGGCGGATTCCGCCCGTTGTTCCGCGCTCTGGACCCCGAACAGGTCAACGCGCTGTCCGGGCAACTGCTTCGTATATTCCAGGGGCAGGGCGGCACCCTGGCCTCGGTGCTGGCTCAGACCTCGACGCTGACTTCCACTTTGGCCGGTCGCAGCGAGTTGATCGGAGAGCTGATCACCAACCTGAATACGGTGCTACATACTTTCGCCGCCCGTGATCACGAGTTCTCCGACGGCTTGGACAAACTCGCGGAATTCGTCGACGGCCTGGCGCAGCGCAAGACCGACATCTCCAACGGGCTCGCGTACGTCAATGCTGCCGCGGGTTCGATCTCCGACCTGCTGGTCCAGGCGCGCCAGCCGATTCGCGATGTGGTGCACGAGACCGACCGCATGTCGGCCCAGGTGCTCGCCGACCGAGAATACGTCGACGGTCTGCTGCACAGCCTTCCCGACGTGTACCAGGTGTTGTCGCGGCAGGGCCTTACCGGCGACTACTTCGGCTTCTACTTCTGCGAAGTGCTGCTCAAGATGAACGGCAAGGGAGGCAACCCGATCTACATCAAGTTGGTCAGCCAGCCCTCTGGGCGGTGCACGCCTCAATGA
- a CDS encoding family 2A encapsulin nanocompartment shell protein — protein sequence MATSSQGAQNESQALGDLAARQLANATKTVPQLSTITPRWLLHLLSWVPVEAGIYRVNRVVNPDRVAIKAEAGASVDEPLPETYVDYETSPREYTLRTISTLLDIHTRVSDLYSSPHDQIAQQLRLTIETIKERQEFELVNSPEYGLLAQATPEQTIQTLGGAPTPDDLDALITKVWKTPSFFLTHPLGIAAFGREATYRGVPPPVVSLFGAQFITWRGIPLIPSDKVPVEDGKTKFLLVRTGEERQGVVGLFQPGLVGEQAPGLSVRFTGINKSAIATYLVTLYTSLAVLTDDALAVLDNVAVDQFHEYK from the coding sequence ATGGCCACTTCATCCCAGGGGGCGCAGAACGAGTCCCAGGCGCTCGGCGACCTTGCCGCCCGGCAGCTCGCCAATGCCACAAAGACCGTCCCGCAGCTGTCGACGATCACGCCTCGCTGGCTGTTGCACCTGCTGAGCTGGGTGCCGGTGGAAGCCGGTATTTACCGCGTCAACCGGGTCGTTAACCCGGACCGGGTCGCCATCAAAGCCGAGGCGGGTGCCAGCGTCGACGAGCCGCTGCCGGAGACTTATGTCGACTACGAGACCAGTCCGCGCGAGTACACCCTGCGTACCATCTCGACCTTGCTCGACATCCACACCAGGGTTTCCGACTTGTATTCGAGCCCGCACGACCAGATCGCGCAGCAGCTGCGGCTGACCATCGAGACCATCAAAGAGCGCCAGGAGTTCGAGCTGGTCAATAGCCCCGAGTACGGACTTCTGGCTCAGGCCACCCCCGAGCAGACCATTCAGACCCTGGGCGGTGCCCCAACCCCTGACGACCTGGACGCGCTCATCACCAAGGTGTGGAAGACGCCCAGCTTCTTCCTTACCCACCCGCTGGGCATTGCCGCGTTCGGACGCGAGGCTACGTACCGCGGGGTGCCGCCGCCGGTAGTGAGCCTGTTCGGCGCCCAGTTCATCACCTGGCGTGGTATCCCGCTGATCCCGTCGGACAAGGTGCCGGTCGAAGACGGCAAGACGAAGTTTCTGCTGGTGCGCACCGGTGAGGAGCGGCAAGGCGTGGTGGGCCTGTTCCAGCCGGGTCTGGTCGGGGAGCAGGCGCCCGGCTTGTCGGTGCGGTTCACCGGGATCAACAAGTCGGCGATCGCCACCTACCTGGTCACTCTGTACACCTCGCTGGCTGTTCTCACCGACGATGCGCTTGCCGTGCTCGACAACGTCGCCGTGGACCAGTTCCATGAGTACAAGTGA
- a CDS encoding family 2A encapsulin nanocompartment cargo protein cysteine desulfurase, with the protein MSTSEYRSVDAESELPVSAGELAALASQIYAASIRPGPDSPPQTTPVAPRGNAPDTTAATSAARTAATTSDLFPAPVPLVGLSDVYVPAPTSPGPEGVPPQTAPVAPRGSVPDSTAAPTAGETLAADPLLPPGVVDLTVFAVPTSGIVPTVPGVLAGAAPTAPVAPRGSAPGWLPEAPTVTDLGWSDAPVAAPGPRVPGDEASYNFLTRPEPIPQLPDEHEVFDVAAVRADFPILRETVNGKPLIWFDNAATTQKPQVVIDRLAYFYAHENSNIHRAAHELAARATDAYEEARDTVRRFIGAPKSEQNIFVRGTTEAINLVAYAWGGKHLKPGDEIVITHLEHHANIVPWQLISQQTGAVLKVAPVDEAGNLLLSEFEDLLGPKTKLVAATQVSNALGTVTPVEKIVQLGHRYGARVLIDGAQSIPHLPIDVAELGVDFFVFSGHKIYGPTGIGVLYGSEEALAETPPWQGGGNMIADVTLERSLYQGLPNKFEAGTGNIADAVGLGEALRYVEKVGIERIAAYEHELLEYATPRLADIPGVRLVGTASEKASVLSFVLAGHEPLEVGKALNAEGIAVRAGHHCAQPILRRYGLEATVRPSFAFYNTFEEIDIFLRAVRRIAEGGAAVG; encoded by the coding sequence ATGAGTACAAGTGAGTACCGCTCGGTAGACGCCGAAAGCGAACTCCCGGTCAGCGCCGGGGAACTGGCCGCGCTGGCCAGCCAGATCTACGCGGCCAGCATCCGGCCAGGGCCGGACAGCCCACCGCAGACCACACCGGTCGCGCCGCGCGGGAACGCACCCGACACGACGGCCGCGACGTCGGCTGCACGGACGGCTGCAACTACCTCTGATCTGTTCCCGGCCCCGGTGCCGCTAGTCGGATTATCGGATGTGTACGTCCCCGCCCCGACATCCCCCGGGCCGGAGGGTGTCCCGCCGCAGACGGCGCCGGTGGCGCCGCGCGGCAGTGTGCCGGACTCCACTGCAGCGCCTACCGCCGGTGAGACCTTGGCCGCCGATCCGTTGCTGCCACCCGGAGTCGTCGACCTGACGGTGTTCGCAGTGCCGACGTCGGGCATCGTCCCGACGGTGCCCGGTGTGCTGGCCGGCGCGGCACCGACCGCCCCGGTGGCACCTCGTGGCTCGGCGCCCGGTTGGCTACCCGAAGCCCCAACGGTTACCGATCTGGGTTGGTCCGACGCGCCGGTGGCGGCACCGGGCCCGCGCGTGCCCGGGGATGAAGCCAGCTACAACTTCCTCACCCGACCCGAGCCGATACCGCAGCTGCCGGACGAGCACGAGGTTTTCGACGTCGCCGCGGTGCGGGCCGATTTCCCCATCCTGCGCGAGACAGTCAACGGCAAGCCGCTGATCTGGTTCGACAACGCCGCCACCACCCAGAAGCCCCAGGTGGTGATCGACCGGTTGGCGTACTTCTACGCCCACGAGAACTCCAACATCCACCGTGCGGCACACGAATTGGCCGCCCGGGCCACCGACGCCTACGAAGAGGCGCGCGATACCGTGCGTCGTTTCATCGGCGCCCCCAAGTCCGAACAGAACATCTTCGTGCGGGGCACCACCGAGGCCATCAACCTGGTCGCCTACGCGTGGGGTGGCAAACATCTCAAACCCGGCGACGAAATCGTCATCACCCACCTCGAGCATCATGCGAACATCGTTCCCTGGCAACTGATTTCGCAGCAGACCGGCGCGGTGTTGAAAGTGGCGCCGGTGGACGAGGCGGGCAATCTGCTGCTGTCGGAATTCGAGGACCTGCTCGGGCCGAAAACCAAACTGGTTGCAGCAACCCAGGTTTCGAATGCGCTGGGTACGGTGACCCCCGTCGAGAAGATTGTGCAGCTCGGGCACCGCTACGGGGCCCGGGTGCTGATCGACGGCGCGCAGTCGATTCCGCATCTGCCGATCGACGTCGCCGAGCTGGGTGTGGACTTCTTTGTATTCTCCGGCCATAAGATCTACGGCCCCACGGGAATCGGTGTGCTGTACGGCAGCGAGGAGGCGCTCGCCGAGACGCCACCGTGGCAGGGCGGCGGGAACATGATCGCCGACGTCACTCTGGAGCGGTCGCTGTATCAAGGCCTGCCCAACAAGTTCGAGGCCGGCACCGGCAACATCGCCGATGCGGTCGGACTCGGTGAAGCGCTGCGCTATGTCGAGAAGGTGGGCATCGAGCGCATCGCGGCCTACGAGCACGAGTTACTCGAATACGCGACACCGCGGCTGGCCGACATTCCCGGTGTTCGCCTGGTGGGTACCGCGAGCGAAAAGGCCAGCGTGCTGTCGTTCGTGCTGGCCGGTCACGAGCCGCTGGAGGTCGGCAAAGCGCTAAATGCCGAGGGAATCGCGGTCCGGGCCGGCCATCACTGCGCGCAGCCGATTCTGCGGCGGTACGGGCTGGAGGCCACGGTTCGCCCGTCGTTCGCGTTCTACAACACCTTCGAGGAGATCGACATCTTCCTCAGGGCAGTCCGTCGCATCGCGGAGGGCGGCGCGGCCGTAGGCTGA
- a CDS encoding virulence factor Mce family protein, producing MSFFNQRFGGKPGRKRSSFLLGVMGTVLVTCLVIVAFQYNKLPFVNDYDNYAAYFAEAGGIKPGNQVRVSGVGVGRVSDIRLEGTKVRVGFTVRKKVELGDRTEAAIKTETILGSKMLELTPRGGGRLAGVIPLERTTSPYDLPDALGDLTTQISGLDTVQLSTALTTLADTFKETPPNLRPALEGVARFSDTLNNRDAQLRSLLSNANNVAGVLGRRSQQIAALVSNSNALLVALLQERDSIDALMNNLTAVSHQLSGLVDENRTQLKPALDKLNRVLEVLDNRKEDLQRTLPKFKRYAMSFGEVLGSGPFFKAYVANLVPGQLSGPILDSRMYDRYLDPNQHLPSESVDPPTGSPPVPPEAAPQPLWSQPPSPGPAPGPPPEPAPAGVGAP from the coding sequence ATGAGCTTCTTCAACCAGCGATTCGGGGGCAAACCAGGCAGAAAGCGCAGCTCATTCCTGCTGGGCGTGATGGGCACCGTACTGGTGACCTGCCTGGTGATCGTCGCGTTCCAGTACAACAAGCTGCCGTTCGTCAACGATTATGACAACTATGCGGCCTACTTCGCGGAGGCCGGCGGCATCAAGCCGGGCAATCAGGTACGGGTGTCCGGCGTGGGTGTCGGCAGAGTTTCCGATATCCGCTTGGAAGGCACCAAGGTCCGGGTCGGGTTCACCGTCCGCAAGAAGGTCGAACTCGGGGACCGAACCGAAGCGGCGATCAAGACCGAAACGATCTTGGGCTCCAAGATGCTCGAGCTCACTCCGCGTGGCGGGGGCCGGCTGGCGGGCGTCATACCGCTGGAACGCACCACGTCCCCCTACGACCTGCCCGATGCGCTGGGCGACCTGACGACCCAGATCAGCGGACTCGATACCGTCCAATTATCCACGGCCTTAACCACCTTGGCGGATACCTTCAAGGAGACACCGCCGAATCTGAGGCCGGCCCTGGAAGGCGTGGCGCGATTCTCGGACACCCTGAACAATCGTGATGCCCAGCTGCGCAGCCTGTTAAGCAACGCCAACAATGTCGCCGGCGTGCTGGGCCGGCGCAGCCAGCAGATTGCCGCCCTGGTATCTAATTCCAATGCGCTGCTGGTGGCGCTGCTGCAGGAGCGGGATTCGATCGACGCATTGATGAACAATCTGACGGCGGTTTCGCACCAGCTCTCGGGGCTGGTCGACGAGAACCGCACGCAACTCAAGCCGGCGCTCGACAAGCTGAACCGCGTACTGGAGGTCCTCGACAATCGCAAAGAAGACCTGCAGCGCACTCTGCCCAAATTCAAGCGATACGCAATGTCTTTCGGTGAAGTCCTGGGATCCGGTCCCTTTTTCAAGGCTTATGTCGCGAACCTGGTCCCCGGTCAGCTGAGCGGGCCGATACTCGACTCCCGCATGTACGACCGGTATCTGGATCCCAACCAGCACTTGCCCTCCGAGTCGGTGGACCCGCCCACCGGGTCGCCGCCCGTGCCGCCCGAAGCCGCGCCGCAGCCGCTGTGGTCTCAGCCGCCCTCACCCGGGCCTGCGCCGGGGCCCCCGCCCGAGCCCGCACCTGCCGGGGTGGGCGCGCCGTGA
- a CDS encoding ABC transporter permease: MGEQTAFYGRSLLNIGEAVRRYPGELLRLIAEMGMGTGALAVIGGTVGIIGFLTLTTGALVAVQGYDTLSNVGVEALTGFLSAFLNVRMIAPCTAGLALAATIGAGATAQLGAMRINEEIDALEVMGIRAITYLASTRIIAGVLVVIPLYAVAVLMSFIAAKFLTIFVYGQSRGVYEHYFGTFLHPTDLLWSFGSALAMATGVMVVHTYYGFTATGGPAGVGEAVGRSVRSSMIVTAFVCLLISLSVYGQHGNFNLSG, from the coding sequence ATGGGCGAACAGACCGCGTTCTATGGTCGTTCCCTGCTCAACATCGGCGAGGCCGTACGTCGCTATCCGGGTGAGCTGCTGCGGCTGATCGCCGAGATGGGCATGGGCACAGGAGCGCTCGCGGTCATTGGTGGCACCGTCGGCATCATCGGCTTCCTGACGCTGACCACCGGTGCCCTGGTGGCAGTGCAGGGCTACGACACGCTGTCCAACGTCGGCGTCGAGGCACTGACCGGTTTCCTGTCGGCATTCTTGAACGTCCGCATGATCGCGCCCTGCACAGCAGGGTTGGCACTCGCGGCCACCATCGGCGCCGGCGCGACCGCCCAATTGGGTGCCATGCGTATCAACGAAGAGATCGACGCGCTGGAAGTAATGGGCATTCGCGCGATCACCTATCTGGCCTCCACTCGGATCATCGCCGGTGTCCTGGTTGTCATCCCGCTCTACGCCGTCGCGGTGCTGATGTCGTTCATCGCGGCCAAATTCCTGACCATCTTCGTCTACGGCCAGTCGCGCGGCGTCTACGAGCACTATTTCGGTACGTTCCTGCATCCCACCGACCTGCTGTGGTCGTTCGGGTCGGCGCTGGCGATGGCCACCGGTGTGATGGTCGTCCACACCTACTACGGTTTCACCGCGACCGGCGGCCCGGCCGGTGTCGGAGAGGCGGTCGGCCGGTCGGTACGGTCGTCGATGATCGTCACCGCTTTTGTGTGCCTGTTAATTTCGCTGTCCGTCTACGGCCAGCACGGCAACTTCAACCTGTCTGGCTGA
- a CDS encoding MCE family protein → MRRAVLAGLTAACLALLPGCDWHGLNSLRLPGTAGGGPGSYTIQAQLPDVVNIQENTRVRVDDVNIGNVTKIEVQEWHALVTMRIDGNVHLPANSTAKIGQTSLLGSMHVELAPPKDEPPVGQLVNGSIIPLSHASMYPTTEQTLASVSVLLNGGGLGQLQEITQAVAKAFAGRENDMRSLLHQLDEFIAGTNAQTDDIISAAENLNALAGQFAAKDQVVDRALTTVPKALAVLAQERAAIADAIDQLGKFSAVAADTVRQSKQSLVNNLRNIAPVLRRLADAGPALTKGLDGLATYPWPTSTVRNWFRGDYANLTMIVDLTLSRIDTGIFTGSRWEGNLTQLELQWGRTIGMQPSPATAGNPLTFPYHDGGY, encoded by the coding sequence ATCAGGCGCGCCGTGCTCGCTGGACTCACCGCCGCCTGCCTTGCGTTGTTGCCCGGGTGCGATTGGCATGGACTGAACTCGCTGAGGCTGCCCGGCACCGCCGGTGGGGGTCCGGGCTCCTACACAATTCAGGCGCAGCTGCCCGACGTGGTGAACATCCAGGAAAACACTCGCGTCCGCGTCGACGACGTCAACATCGGCAACGTCACCAAGATCGAGGTCCAGGAGTGGCACGCGCTGGTCACCATGCGCATCGACGGCAACGTCCACCTGCCGGCCAATTCCACGGCCAAGATCGGGCAGACCAGTCTGCTGGGTTCGATGCACGTCGAACTGGCGCCGCCCAAGGACGAGCCGCCGGTCGGTCAACTCGTCAATGGGTCGATCATCCCGCTGTCTCACGCCAGCATGTATCCGACCACCGAGCAGACCCTGGCCTCGGTGTCGGTGCTGCTCAACGGCGGGGGGCTGGGCCAACTGCAGGAGATTACCCAAGCAGTGGCCAAGGCGTTCGCCGGCCGGGAGAACGACATGCGAAGCCTGTTGCACCAACTCGACGAGTTCATCGCCGGCACCAACGCGCAGACCGACGACATCATCTCCGCCGCAGAGAATCTCAACGCGCTGGCGGGCCAGTTCGCCGCCAAGGACCAGGTCGTCGACCGAGCTTTGACCACCGTGCCGAAGGCGCTTGCGGTGTTGGCCCAGGAGCGTGCCGCGATCGCCGACGCGATCGACCAACTCGGCAAGTTCAGTGCCGTCGCAGCCGACACCGTGCGCCAGAGCAAGCAATCCCTGGTCAACAACTTGCGCAATATCGCCCCCGTGCTGCGCAGGCTCGCAGACGCCGGACCGGCGCTCACCAAGGGCTTGGATGGGCTGGCGACCTACCCTTGGCCGACCTCCACGGTCCGCAATTGGTTCCGCGGTGACTACGCCAACCTCACGATGATCGTCGACTTGACGTTGAGCCGCATCGACACCGGCATCTTTACCGGCTCCCGATGGGAGGGCAACCTCACCCAGCTCGAATTGCAGTGGGGCCGCACCATCGGCATGCAACCGAGCCCGGCCACCGCGGGCAACCCGCTGACCTTCCCCTACCACGACGGGGGGTACTGA
- a CDS encoding MCE family protein, translating into MNVERKVVRQVTCVSLVLTLAFASFLVGRQLWKEVDKNTYSAYFVNANGLFVGDEIRILGVAVGVVDKIEPQPTSSKVTFSVDKQYPVPADARAAILSPSLVTSRAIQLVPAYSGGPKLAAGASIPLSRTAVPVEWDDFRRQLEKLTESLQPTTPGGVNSLGTFVNSAADNLRGEGDTARDTIIKLSEALSALGDHADDIFSTVRNLQLLVSALYSSSDLLASFNRNLASVTTVLTNTPNEIASAVRGLDTALVDLRGFLAENRESIGVTFDRLSSITTALNDSRADIKQILHVAPTVFQNFVNIYQPAQGAMTGIIALNNFADIPQWICSSIEAASRRGLDRVSKLCLQYVEPIIKNRIYNYIPAGLNPFVGPQARPNEITYSEDRLRPDGPPPGAVPAPDAPPEPPNPAPAARPGPTLPDPALGLAGLMVPQGPG; encoded by the coding sequence GTGAACGTCGAACGGAAAGTTGTCCGGCAGGTGACTTGTGTCAGCCTGGTCCTCACCCTGGCTTTCGCCTCGTTTCTGGTCGGCCGGCAACTGTGGAAAGAGGTCGACAAGAACACCTACTCGGCGTACTTCGTCAACGCCAACGGCCTTTTTGTCGGCGACGAAATTCGCATTTTGGGTGTCGCGGTGGGTGTGGTGGACAAGATCGAGCCGCAGCCGACCAGTTCAAAGGTGACCTTCTCGGTCGACAAGCAGTACCCTGTCCCGGCCGACGCCCGCGCCGCGATCTTGTCGCCGTCACTGGTTACGTCGCGGGCGATTCAACTCGTACCAGCCTATTCCGGTGGACCCAAACTGGCTGCGGGAGCGTCGATACCGCTGAGCCGCACCGCGGTACCGGTGGAATGGGACGATTTCCGCCGTCAGCTGGAGAAGCTCACCGAGTCGCTGCAGCCGACGACGCCGGGCGGGGTGAACTCGCTCGGCACCTTTGTCAACTCTGCCGCGGACAACCTGCGCGGCGAGGGCGACACCGCGCGCGACACCATCATTAAGCTCTCCGAAGCACTTTCGGCGCTCGGAGACCACGCCGATGACATCTTCAGCACGGTGCGCAATCTGCAGCTGCTGGTTTCGGCGCTGTACTCCAGCAGCGATCTGTTGGCGTCGTTCAACCGGAATCTGGCCAGCGTAACGACCGTTCTGACCAATACCCCCAACGAAATCGCCAGTGCGGTAAGAGGTCTGGACACCGCGCTGGTGGACTTGCGCGGATTCCTCGCGGAGAACCGCGAATCGATCGGTGTCACATTCGACCGGCTGAGTTCCATCACCACCGCTCTGAACGACAGCCGCGCCGACATCAAACAAATTCTGCATGTCGCTCCGACGGTGTTTCAGAATTTCGTGAACATCTATCAGCCCGCGCAGGGTGCGATGACCGGCATCATCGCGCTGAACAACTTCGCCGACATTCCCCAGTGGATATGCAGCTCTATCGAAGCGGCCTCCCGACGCGGCCTGGACCGGGTGTCCAAGCTGTGCCTGCAGTATGTCGAGCCGATCATCAAGAACCGGATCTACAACTACATCCCGGCGGGGCTCAATCCGTTCGTGGGGCCGCAGGCCCGCCCGAACGAGATTACCTACAGTGAGGACCGGCTGCGACCCGATGGGCCGCCGCCCGGGGCCGTACCGGCTCCTGATGCACCGCCCGAGCCGCCCAACCCCGCCCCGGCGGCCCGTCCGGGCCCGACCCTCCCCGACCCGGCATTGGGGCTGGCCGGCCTGATGGTCCCGCAGGGGCCCGGATGA